GGAGGGCCTCGATGTTCAGCTCGATCCGGACCTTGTCGCTCACCACGGCGCCCGGCACGTTCGCGCCGACACCGAAGTCGGTGCGCTTGATCTCGGTGGTGGCGGAGATGCCGAACACCTTGCTGCCCTCGGCCAGGCCGTCGGCGAAGCCGCCGACCTCGGCGTTCAGCGTGACCGGCTTGGTGACCCCGTGCAGGGTCAGCTCACCGTCGATGAAGTACTCGCCGTCCTCCGCCCGGACCCCGGTGGAGACGAAGGTCAGCGTGGGGAACTGCTCGACATCGAGGAAGTCGGCGTTCTTGACGTGGGCGTCGCGGTCGGCGTTGTTGGTGTCGATGCTGGCGGCCTGGATGGTGGCGGTCACCTTCGAGTCGGTCAGGTTCGCGCCCGTCACGATCTCGCCTTCGACGGAGTCGAACCGGCCGCGGACCTTGGACACGCCCAGGTGGCGCACGACGAAGTCGACGTCGGAGTGCACCGAGTCGATGGTCCAGGTGCCCGCGATGTAGCCGGGGATCTCGG
The sequence above is a segment of the Amycolatopsis viridis genome. Coding sequences within it:
- a CDS encoding YceI family protein produces the protein MTASTTEIPGYIAGTWTIDSVHSDVDFVVRHLGVSKVRGRFDSVEGEIVTGANLTDSKVTATIQAASIDTNNADRDAHVKNADFLDVEQFPTLTFVSTGVRAEDGEYFIDGELTLHGVTKPVTLNAEVGGFADGLAEGSKVFGISATTEIKRTDFGVGANVPGAVVSDKVRIELNIEALLQS